A window of the Nitrospiria bacterium genome harbors these coding sequences:
- a CDS encoding FtsW/RodA/SpoVE family cell cycle protein → RNRLIAFLDPAVDPTGRGYHALQSKIAIGSGGVFGKGLFGGTQSQLKFLPEGHTDFVFSVFAEEWGFVGVLVLLTLYFLLIWWGIDVAYKAKDRLGVFMAVGVVSMLVFYLAVNIGMTLGVAPVVGVPLPLMSYGGNAILTTMAGLGLLLNIKMRRFMLFY, encoded by the coding sequence AGCGCAATCGGCTCATCGCGTTCCTGGATCCGGCCGTCGATCCCACCGGACGCGGCTATCACGCCCTTCAGTCCAAAATCGCGATCGGCTCCGGGGGGGTCTTCGGAAAAGGTCTGTTCGGAGGGACTCAGAGCCAGCTAAAATTTCTTCCGGAAGGCCACACCGATTTTGTGTTTTCGGTATTCGCCGAGGAGTGGGGCTTCGTGGGCGTATTGGTTCTTCTGACCCTCTACTTTCTTCTGATCTGGTGGGGGATCGACGTGGCCTACAAGGCCAAGGATCGATTGGGCGTGTTCATGGCGGTGGGCGTGGTCTCGATGCTGGTATTCTATCTGGCCGTCAATATCGGCATGACCTTGGGCGTGGCCCCGGTCGTGGGCGTACCGCTTCCGCTGATGAGTTACGGGGGCAATGCCATCCTGACGACCATGGCCGGGCTGGGACTTTTATTGAATATCAAAATGCGCCGCTTTATGCTATTTTATTGA